In Mytilus edulis chromosome 7, xbMytEdul2.2, whole genome shotgun sequence, a single genomic region encodes these proteins:
- the LOC139481265 gene encoding chymotrypsinogen A-like, producing the protein MMHRTVLLCGFIVIFMAAVTGAAVTKIVNGENADITDCPWQISLQRNENGADWKHVCGGTIINERWILSVAHCFENHLTASNYRIAAGSSFLSQMTVFRSVKQIVVHEDYKKPLENDNDLMLLELATPLTFGSTINKITLDDSQSNGFVGDDCKVSGWGNTDKVGGDSYPDRLQVAHLAVVSQEYCSTFYLPPHHIINIDSKKICLHENGTDVCDGDSGGPMSCKATDGTTKLVGLTSFGPEDCDGSDPGVYTRVSAFLDWISNKMIMIPEKEDDPVDTNDEQNEKNRKNRKNKKNKKSKKNKNNKKGKKNKRN; encoded by the exons ATGATGCATCGAACTGTCTTATTATGTGGATTTATAG TAATCTTCATGGCTgca gTTACTGGAGCAGCTGTTACTAAGATTGTTAATGGTGAAAATGCCGACATAACAGATTGTCCATGGCAAATCTCTCTTCAGAGAAATGAGAACGGTGCAGATTGGAAACATGTTTGCGGTGGGACAATTATAAATGAAAGATGGATTCTATCAGTTGCTCATTGTTTTGAAAACCACTTAAC AGCAAGCAACTATAGAATAGCAGCAGGTAGTTCTTTCTTGAGTCAGATGACAGTTTTCAGATCTGTGAAACAGATTGTAGTG CACGAAGACTACAAGAAACCATTGGAAAATGACAATGACCTTATGTTGTTGGAACTAGCAACACCGCTCACATTTGGGTCTACCATCAACAAAATCACCTTGGATGATAGTCAAAGCAATGGTTTTGTAGGAGATGATTGTAAAGTATCAGGTTGGGGAAATACTGATAAAGTAGGag GTGATTCATATCCTGATCGTCTACAAGTAGCACATTTAGCTGTTGTCTCACAAGAATACTGTTCAACATTCTACTTACCACCACATCATATCATTAATATTGATAGTAAAAAGATATGTCTTCATGAAAACGGAACAGATGTTTGTGAT GGAGATAGCGGTGGACCAATGAGTTGTAAAGCTACTGATGGGACTACCAAACTTGTTGGGTTGACATCGTTTGGTCCTGAAGACTGTGATGGAAGTGACCCAGGAGTTTACACAAGAGTGTCTGCTTTCTTAGATTGGATTAGCAATAAGATGATTATGATTCCTGAAAAAGAAGATGACCCTGTTGACACAAACGATGAGCAAAACGAGAAAAACAGGAAGAACAGGAAAAACAAGAAGAACAAGAAGagcaagaaaaacaaaaataacaagaaaggcaagaaaaataaaagaaattag